From the Bradyrhizobium ontarionense genome, the window CCGGCGGGATCCGCTTCGACTTCCAGACCGCCAATCCGTTCGGCAACCTGACCCGTGAGCAGCGCATCGCGCGGCTGGAGGCGGTGGCCAAGCTGCTCGACGTCGCCTTCGTCCTGCCCGGCACCAACATCCGCTACGGCATCGACGGGATCATCGGCCTGATCCCTGTGGTCGGCGACCTCATCGCGACCGCGCTGTCGCTGTGGCTGGTGCGCGAGGCCCGCGCGCTGGGGGCGCCCTGGCATGTCATCACGCGCATGCTCGGCAACGTCGCGGTCGAAGGCGTGATCGGCATGGTGCCGGTCGCCGGCGACGCCTTCGACGTCCTGTTCCGCGCCAACATGCGCAACGCGAAGATCCTGCGGCGGTGGCTCGACGCCCAGCCGCGGTGAAGGGCGGAAACCGGATAAAACGAGAGCCCCATAAAAAAACTGCCCCGCACGAGGCGGGGCAGGGTGTCGTCTGATGGTCGGGCCGCCGTCAGGCGGCATCGGCGTCGGGCGCCTTGTCGGCCGCGCGGCGCGGCAGCGGAAACGCCTCGCTCTCGTACAGGGTGCGGATGCCGTTCTGGTCGAACCGAGCCTCCTCGACCTGCAGGTAGGCGCCATTCAGCGAATCCGACGGCAACTCCTCCATGGCGAAGCGCACCGCTTCCGCCGCGGTGCCGAACCGCCGATAGGCAAAGCCCGCGCGCTTCTTCTTGCGAATGGCGGCGGGAAACAGTTCGGCAGAGGTGTTGAAGTTGAACGGACGCAGTGGACGCATGGTCTGAGACCTCTTCTTATCGGCTAAGAGCGCTGACGCGAGCTTTCGAACGATCCAGCTTGGCAATGACGCCAGCGATTGCGGGGTGGAGGGCGGTCGTTGCCGCTCCAGGCGGCCCGGCCCTGCATGTCAGTTACGGCCCCTAATATAGGCTGATTTGGCAGAAATGCGAATCCTGCCGGCTCACATCGTAAATCCGGCCCACTTAACGGTCGAATGA encodes:
- a CDS encoding DUF4112 domain-containing protein, whose amino-acid sequence is MQDQMSISPRRASGRASQADFNANEARGPVIDQDGREIPQQGPFQGSFRGSFNGAFHGSGGIRFDFQTANPFGNLTREQRIARLEAVAKLLDVAFVLPGTNIRYGIDGIIGLIPVVGDLIATALSLWLVREARALGAPWHVITRMLGNVAVEGVIGMVPVAGDAFDVLFRANMRNAKILRRWLDAQPR